One Falsihalocynthiibacter arcticus DNA segment encodes these proteins:
- a CDS encoding glycoside hydrolase family 113 codes for MVTRRIFLGTLGAVSIAPVRRSLADSLRPTWLKGFNLIETKNAPFGSAAAEQSIRQLASTGATAAAVIPFLWQSSHESNDIVMGDALPGDRIAAGITQLHAAGLAAIVKPHVWVPGSWAGGIELDDGLVDSWYSAYRQILLNISRTAEDQNAEVLVIGTELRGMSASNHWEKIIGDVRASFSGKLTYVAHGADEAEQVDFWPLLDAVAVSLYPILGADHAYADWDKAIAEELDRVEAVARKYGKPVWIAEIGIRSAKGAAERPWESAEERIAQSDMALQAEVLDHWFAELSERDIQDIWVWRWLTDPDGGGAEDTDFTVQNKTAEGLITQWWNKG; via the coding sequence ATGGTTACCCGTCGCATTTTTCTTGGAACTCTTGGAGCCGTATCGATCGCACCTGTGCGACGGTCACTTGCTGATAGCTTACGCCCCACGTGGTTAAAGGGTTTCAACCTGATCGAAACGAAGAATGCCCCGTTTGGCAGCGCTGCAGCCGAACAGAGCATACGCCAACTGGCAAGCACGGGTGCAACGGCGGCGGCTGTGATTCCCTTTCTGTGGCAGTCGTCGCATGAATCCAATGACATAGTGATGGGCGATGCGCTGCCTGGAGACAGGATTGCCGCAGGGATCACACAACTTCACGCAGCTGGTCTTGCCGCCATCGTTAAGCCTCATGTTTGGGTGCCGGGAAGTTGGGCAGGGGGTATCGAACTGGACGACGGGTTAGTAGATAGTTGGTATTCCGCCTACCGTCAGATCTTGCTGAACATCTCTCGTACAGCTGAGGACCAGAATGCCGAGGTTCTGGTGATCGGGACCGAGTTGCGCGGTATGTCTGCCTCCAACCACTGGGAGAAGATCATAGGCGATGTGCGCGCGTCATTCTCCGGTAAACTAACATATGTGGCGCATGGGGCGGACGAAGCCGAACAGGTGGACTTCTGGCCGCTACTGGATGCCGTTGCTGTTTCGCTTTACCCAATTTTGGGTGCAGACCACGCCTACGCCGATTGGGACAAGGCCATCGCGGAAGAGTTGGACAGAGTAGAAGCTGTTGCGCGGAAATACGGGAAGCCCGTCTGGATAGCGGAAATTGGTATTAGGTCGGCGAAAGGCGCTGCTGAACGCCCTTGGGAAAGCGCAGAAGAACGGATTGCCCAAAGTGATATGGCACTTCAGGCCGAAGTTTTGGACCATTGGTTTGCAGAACTCAGCGAACGCGACATTCAAGATATATGGGTCTGGCGCTGGCTCACTGATCCAGACGGTGGAGGCGCCGAGGATACGGATTTTACCGTGCAAAATAAGACGGCAGAAGGACTGATTACGCAGTGGTGGAACAAGGGCTGA